A genome region from Firmicutes bacterium HGW-Firmicutes-1 includes the following:
- a CDS encoding cell division protein FtsH: MKVKKNLKGFSFYAIILIVLLLVLFWTEQTKEPMKEDFGYNDLIEKIDQVQRIEVFQNTEIPTGKVTVYFKAAEVGEVPTKVFFVPSTALFEESMKQYEDVKVVTSDIQKPGVLWTILPWIVILGASVILFFFIFSQSQGGGANRAMAFGKSKAKMVIDDKKKVTFKNVAGLQEEKEELEEVVDFLKSPRKFVELGARIPKGVILVGPPGTGKTLLAKAVAGEAGVPFFSISGSDFVEMFVGVGASRVRDLFEQAKKNAPCIIFIDEIDAVGRRRGAGLGGGHDEREQTLNQLLVEMDGFGNNEGVIVLAATNRADILDPAILRPGRFDRRVYVGKPDVRGREEILKVHSKGKPLSDDINLKELAQTTAGFTGADLENLLNEAAIFAARTNSKVIKQEDLRRSFVKVGIGTEKRSRVISDKEKRITAFHEAGHAIVQHVLPDVDSVHSISIIPTGMAGGYTMSIPEKDEMYMTKKKMEQEIVILLSGRVSEKLVLDDITTGASNDIERATTIARNMVVRYGMSDVLGPIQFGEDDSQVFIGRDWGHTRNYGENVAGLIDSEIRRIVEDAYEKAMELLENNKEALHRVAEELLKREKITREQFEKAFRGEVIEDDVDVVEEKSKNVEEATTDATIIPESIEDKDPSKEDNPLK; encoded by the coding sequence ATGAAAGTGAAAAAAAATTTAAAAGGATTTAGTTTTTATGCAATAATCTTAATTGTTTTGCTCCTGGTTCTTTTTTGGACAGAGCAAACGAAAGAACCGATGAAAGAGGATTTCGGATATAACGATTTAATCGAAAAGATAGATCAAGTACAGCGTATTGAGGTATTTCAAAACACAGAAATCCCTACAGGCAAAGTAACGGTTTATTTTAAAGCCGCGGAAGTTGGCGAAGTACCAACAAAAGTCTTTTTTGTACCTAGTACAGCATTATTCGAAGAAAGTATGAAGCAGTATGAAGATGTAAAGGTTGTAACGTCTGACATACAAAAACCAGGAGTATTATGGACTATTTTACCATGGATCGTAATTCTAGGTGCTTCAGTAATATTGTTCTTCTTTATCTTTAGTCAATCTCAAGGTGGTGGTGCTAATCGTGCTATGGCCTTTGGTAAAAGCAAGGCTAAAATGGTAATTGACGATAAGAAAAAAGTAACCTTTAAAAACGTAGCAGGACTTCAAGAGGAAAAAGAAGAATTAGAAGAAGTGGTCGATTTCCTTAAGAGCCCGAGAAAGTTTGTTGAACTTGGAGCTAGAATTCCTAAGGGTGTTATTTTGGTAGGGCCTCCAGGAACTGGTAAAACGTTGTTAGCAAAAGCAGTAGCAGGTGAAGCTGGAGTACCATTTTTTAGCATTTCTGGTTCTGACTTTGTTGAAATGTTTGTAGGTGTTGGTGCATCTAGAGTTAGAGATTTGTTTGAACAAGCGAAGAAAAATGCACCATGTATTATTTTTATTGATGAAATTGATGCAGTTGGTAGAAGAAGAGGCGCAGGTCTTGGTGGTGGACATGATGAAAGAGAGCAAACCCTTAACCAATTGTTAGTTGAAATGGATGGTTTCGGTAACAACGAGGGCGTAATCGTTCTTGCTGCTACAAACCGTGCAGATATATTAGATCCAGCAATACTTCGTCCGGGTCGTTTTGACAGAAGGGTATATGTAGGGAAACCAGACGTAAGAGGCAGGGAAGAAATTTTAAAAGTACATTCAAAAGGTAAACCATTATCTGATGATATCAATTTAAAAGAATTGGCACAAACTACTGCAGGATTTACTGGTGCAGATTTAGAAAATCTATTAAATGAGGCTGCAATTTTTGCGGCTAGAACAAATAGCAAGGTAATCAAACAAGAGGACCTTAGAAGATCCTTCGTAAAGGTTGGCATCGGTACTGAAAAGAGAAGCCGTGTCATCTCTGATAAAGAAAAACGTATTACTGCATTCCATGAAGCTGGGCATGCAATAGTGCAACATGTTTTACCTGATGTAGATAGTGTTCATAGCATCTCTATTATACCAACTGGTATGGCTGGTGGGTATACAATGTCCATTCCTGAAAAAGATGAGATGTACATGACAAAGAAAAAAATGGAACAAGAAATAGTAATCCTATTAAGTGGACGAGTATCTGAAAAGCTTGTTTTAGATGATATTACAACGGGTGCTTCAAATGATATCGAGCGTGCGACTACTATAGCAAGGAATATGGTTGTTCGTTATGGTATGTCTGATGTGCTTGGACCAATACAGTTCGGTGAAGACGATAGCCAAGTCTTTATTGGTAGAGATTGGGGACACACAAGAAATTACGGCGAGAATGTTGCTGGATTAATAGATAGCGAAATAAGACGTATTGTAGAAGATGCATATGAAAAAGCTATGGAACTTCTAGAAAATAATAAAGAAGCTCTTCATCGAGTTGCTGAAGAGTTGCTCAAAAGAGAGAAAATTACTAGAGAGCAATTTGAAAAGGCATTTAGGGGTGAAGTAATTGAGGATGACGTTGATGTTGTAGAGGAAAAATCCAAGAATGTTGAGGAAGCTACAACTGATGCAACGATCATTCCTGAGAGCATAGAGGACAAAGATCCTTCTAAAGAGGATAATCCTTTGAAGTAA
- a CDS encoding alpha-glycosidase, with protein MQIAFEQLSKTQKILAYVSLREQILDERAIFSDESIQYREPLEPKVNELTKVRIRTAKSNIDEVYLCYSGRRIKIEVEYSDDLFDYYTGTIIPLDKQLEYYFELNVAKLKCYYNKKGVTREPDSFYNFKIVPGFKTPDWAKGAIMYQIFADRFYNGDSTNDVVNNEYMYVGKLAKKVDQWEKIPSTDGIREFYGGDLQGIIDKMDYLQDLGVEVLYLNPIFVSPSNHKYDTQDYDSIDPHLGKIVIDEGDVLNDKKMDNAFATKYMIRTTKKENLDASNELFASLVEEAHKRNMKVILDGVFNHCGSFNKWLDKEKFYENSHEYEMGAFSVADSPYSSFFYFHNKSGWPNNGNYDGWWGYDTLPKLNYEGSPKLYDYILKIAKKWVSPPYNADGWRLDVAADLGYTKEFNHQFWKDFRNAVKTANPEALILAEHYGDPHDWIQGDQWDSVMNYDAFMEPLTWFLTGMEKHSDEFRLDLLGNHRAFFDAMTHNMSRFHYQSLQVAMNELSNHDHSRFLTRTNNKVGRIHTMGSNGASDGINLGVMKEAIVVQMTWPGAPTIYYGDEVGLCGWTDPDNRRAFPWGNENEEILDVHKTLIRFRKEYPCLKSGSIKFLYGENNVISYGRWDKQHEIIIAVNNSKEEKTVKIPVWEIGIRNSDTLEQMFESNVDGFSTEDKLHFVYNEKLILKMMPYSGVILKKKVY; from the coding sequence ATGCAAATTGCCTTTGAGCAACTATCTAAAACGCAAAAAATATTAGCTTACGTATCCTTAAGGGAACAAATATTAGACGAAAGAGCAATCTTTTCTGATGAAAGCATTCAATATAGAGAACCTTTAGAACCAAAAGTGAATGAACTTACTAAAGTTAGAATTAGAACAGCTAAATCAAACATAGACGAGGTTTATTTATGCTACTCCGGACGAAGAATTAAAATTGAGGTGGAATATTCAGATGATCTATTTGATTATTATACTGGAACGATCATACCGCTTGATAAACAACTTGAATATTACTTTGAACTTAATGTTGCAAAACTTAAGTGCTATTATAATAAAAAGGGAGTTACAAGAGAACCTGATTCATTTTATAATTTTAAAATAGTACCTGGCTTTAAAACTCCTGACTGGGCTAAGGGTGCTATTATGTATCAAATATTTGCAGATCGTTTTTACAATGGTGACAGTACAAACGATGTGGTAAACAACGAATATATGTACGTTGGTAAACTTGCGAAAAAAGTCGATCAGTGGGAAAAAATTCCTAGTACTGACGGTATACGCGAATTTTATGGGGGCGATCTTCAAGGAATCATTGATAAAATGGATTATTTACAAGACCTTGGAGTTGAAGTTCTATATCTAAACCCTATTTTTGTCTCACCCTCAAATCATAAGTATGATACCCAGGATTATGACTCAATTGACCCTCATTTAGGAAAAATTGTTATAGATGAAGGCGATGTGCTAAATGATAAAAAGATGGACAATGCATTTGCCACAAAGTATATGATAAGAACAACAAAAAAAGAAAATCTAGACGCAAGTAATGAATTGTTTGCAAGCCTTGTAGAAGAAGCCCATAAGAGAAATATGAAGGTTATTTTAGATGGAGTATTCAATCATTGCGGTTCGTTTAATAAATGGTTAGATAAAGAAAAGTTTTATGAAAACTCACATGAGTATGAAATGGGCGCTTTTTCAGTTGCGGATAGTCCTTATTCATCCTTCTTTTATTTTCACAATAAGAGCGGATGGCCAAATAACGGTAATTATGATGGATGGTGGGGTTATGATACGCTGCCGAAGCTAAATTATGAAGGTTCACCTAAGTTATATGATTATATCCTTAAGATTGCAAAAAAATGGGTATCACCACCATACAACGCAGATGGATGGAGACTTGATGTTGCTGCAGATTTAGGGTATACAAAGGAATTTAATCATCAGTTTTGGAAGGACTTTAGAAATGCAGTAAAGACTGCCAATCCTGAGGCATTGATTTTAGCAGAGCATTACGGAGACCCTCACGATTGGATTCAAGGAGATCAATGGGATTCCGTTATGAACTATGACGCATTTATGGAGCCACTAACTTGGTTTCTAACAGGGATGGAAAAGCATAGTGATGAATTTAGACTGGATTTACTGGGTAACCATAGAGCGTTTTTTGATGCAATGACGCATAATATGTCTAGATTTCATTATCAATCGTTACAGGTTGCGATGAATGAATTGTCTAATCATGATCATTCTAGATTCCTAACGAGAACAAATAATAAGGTTGGTAGAATTCATACAATGGGATCTAATGGTGCCAGTGATGGAATTAATTTAGGGGTTATGAAGGAAGCAATCGTTGTTCAAATGACTTGGCCTGGCGCACCAACTATTTATTATGGTGATGAAGTAGGGCTATGTGGATGGACAGATCCTGATAATAGAAGAGCTTTCCCTTGGGGAAATGAGAATGAAGAGATCTTAGATGTTCACAAGACACTCATTCGTTTCAGAAAAGAGTATCCTTGCTTGAAGAGTGGATCAATTAAGTTTCTCTATGGTGAGAATAATGTAATTAGTTATGGAAGATGGGATAAACAACATGAAATTATCATTGCTGTGAACAATTCCAAGGAAGAGAAAACAGTAAAGATTCCAGTTTGGGAAATTGGTATTAGGAACTCGGATACGTTAGAGCAGATGTTTGAGTCGAATGTAGATGGGTTTTCTACAGAGGATAAGTTGCATTTTGTTTATAATGAGAAGTTGATATTGAAGATGATGCCTTATAGTGGGGTTATTTTGAAGAAGAAGGTGTATTAG
- a CDS encoding prevent-host-death protein, which produces MEDLTKVITATEFKKNLGKYLDYAIDNHDVVILKNGKKAARLTPYINDIERYYTAKETAQDYQYGGKKVSYEEFMEIYEKSDLRMEYINGEIYLLSSPSTFHQDISGNLYVLLRNYLKGKKCKVFYAPFDVHLFKQGFDTPDVMQPDLLIACDFNETVTDKDLYMGTPTLTVEILSRATRSKDMIDKLNTFMLSGVKEYWIIDPKKHSLIQYGFLDNEIDEYHVYNLKDVLKSYYFKDLSFSIEELFEN; this is translated from the coding sequence ATGGAAGATTTAACGAAGGTTATTACGGCGACGGAATTCAAAAAAAATTTAGGAAAATATTTAGACTATGCAATTGACAATCATGATGTTGTAATTCTGAAAAATGGTAAAAAAGCGGCTCGTTTAACGCCTTATATTAACGATATTGAACGTTACTATACAGCAAAGGAAACCGCTCAGGATTATCAATATGGCGGTAAAAAGGTTTCCTATGAAGAATTTATGGAGATTTATGAAAAAAGCGATTTAAGAATGGAATACATCAATGGCGAAATATATCTTCTTTCTTCTCCAAGTACCTTCCATCAGGATATTTCCGGAAACTTATATGTCCTTTTAAGGAACTACTTAAAAGGCAAAAAATGCAAAGTTTTTTACGCCCCTTTTGATGTACATCTTTTTAAACAAGGATTTGATACACCGGATGTAATGCAGCCTGATTTACTAATTGCCTGCGATTTTAATGAAACAGTAACAGACAAGGATCTATATATGGGTACGCCTACACTGACCGTTGAGATTCTATCACGTGCCACCCGTTCAAAGGATATGATTGATAAACTTAATACCTTTATGCTCTCAGGTGTAAAGGAATATTGGATTATTGACCCTAAGAAACATTCCCTTATACAGTATGGGTTTTTGGACAATGAAATTGATGAATATCATGTATATAATTTGAAGGATGTTTTGAAATCTTATTATTTTAAAGATTTAAGCTTCTCCATAGAAGAACTGTTCGAAAACTAA
- the hpt gene encoding hypoxanthine phosphoribosyltransferase: MHNLRILISENELKNRVKDLGEQISRDYEGKKVCVICVLKGGVMFMVDLAKEISVPVTMDFMAVSSYGSETSSTGVVKIVKDLDESIEGKDVIIVEDIIDSGRTLSYLVQILKDRSPKSLKICTLLDKPERRVVDVHVDYVGFSIPDEFVVGFGLDYKQLYRNLPYIAIVEGTE, from the coding sequence ATGCACAATTTAAGAATACTAATTTCAGAAAATGAATTGAAAAATAGAGTTAAAGATTTGGGAGAGCAAATATCAAGGGATTATGAAGGCAAGAAAGTTTGTGTAATATGTGTTTTAAAAGGTGGAGTTATGTTTATGGTGGATCTAGCAAAAGAAATTTCGGTTCCTGTAACAATGGACTTCATGGCAGTTTCTTCATATGGCAGTGAAACAAGTAGTACAGGTGTTGTTAAAATAGTAAAGGATTTAGATGAAAGTATTGAAGGTAAGGACGTTATCATTGTTGAGGATATTATTGACTCTGGAAGGACACTTAGCTATTTAGTACAAATACTAAAAGATAGGAGTCCAAAGAGTCTTAAAATATGTACTTTGCTAGACAAGCCAGAAAGAAGAGTTGTTGATGTACATGTAGATTATGTAGGGTTTTCAATTCCTGATGAATTTGTTGTTGGATTTGGTTTAGACTATAAACAGCTTTATAGAAATCTTCCTTACATAGCAATTGTAGAAGGAACAGAATAA
- a CDS encoding ATP-dependent helicase, giving the protein MQQIKISVRELIEYVLRTGDINAVFLSSKRMSDGVKAHQRFQKQTKEDYEEEVTISLETECDETKILLSGRIDGVVHREGQIIIDEIKSTSRNLEDIEIGNSLHWAQVWMYAYMYAIKYDLKEVGTRLTYIELETYKIKQFEHMKTINELHKFFEEVMKKYIVWARKQNAFKEVSRETINNIEFPFGHYRKGQKKLMSSVYNAIEDKKVLFSRAPTGTGKTVATLFPAIKALGNQKCDKLFYLTAKTIGKEVVVDTLQLLELQGLLVKRVVITAKDKICTNDKKACNPEECIYAKGHYDRVNKVLEVMYAEHHLFDRETIVKYALEFLVCPYELSLDLALFSDIVVCDYNYVFDPSAVLKRFFIEDTGKYVLLIDEAHNLIDRARDMYSAVLDKQRVMSLKRKVKDLDQRLYKYFTLLNKGLLARKKLCSEYEAERYCEAEMPTDLEEAMRGIIFRTEKIFSLHKSWEHMNELLEFYFDSYDFIKKMELYDERYVTYYEETSKGLIVKLFCMDPSNNLKRMLEGMQGVVFFSATLLPMEYYVNMLGGDKKSYGLILDTPFSRNNLCLIVDQTISTKFVDREISIKPIVERILQITQPKRGNYMVFFPSYKYMEDVYYAFEPRCDSSQVEVLIQGRGMDEGEKEAFIGAFHVERDKTLISFVVLGGMFGEGIDLVGEKLSGAIIISVGLPQLGYERDLIKRHFEQISGIGFEYAYVFPGMNKVMQSAGRVIRTPSDRGVVVLIDERFNRPYYSQLFPDEWSSPKVLLKGDSITDIICDFWGEK; this is encoded by the coding sequence ATGCAGCAAATAAAAATATCAGTAAGGGAATTAATTGAATATGTCTTGCGTACAGGCGATATTAATGCTGTATTTTTAAGCTCAAAACGCATGTCAGATGGTGTTAAGGCTCATCAAAGATTCCAAAAACAAACAAAAGAGGATTACGAAGAAGAGGTTACAATCTCCTTAGAGACGGAATGTGATGAAACAAAAATCCTTTTGAGTGGGCGAATTGATGGAGTAGTTCATAGAGAAGGTCAGATTATCATTGATGAAATCAAATCTACTTCTAGAAATCTTGAGGATATTGAAATTGGGAATTCGCTTCATTGGGCTCAGGTCTGGATGTACGCATATATGTATGCTATTAAATATGACCTTAAAGAGGTTGGAACCAGATTAACCTATATTGAACTTGAAACCTATAAAATAAAGCAGTTTGAACATATGAAAACAATAAACGAACTTCATAAATTTTTTGAAGAGGTTATGAAAAAATATATCGTATGGGCTAGGAAACAAAATGCATTTAAGGAAGTAAGCAGAGAAACGATAAATAATATAGAATTTCCTTTTGGTCATTATAGAAAAGGTCAAAAGAAATTAATGTCATCTGTCTACAACGCTATTGAAGATAAAAAAGTGTTATTTTCAAGAGCGCCAACAGGTACGGGGAAAACAGTAGCAACCTTGTTTCCAGCTATTAAGGCTCTAGGAAATCAAAAATGTGACAAGCTATTTTATCTGACAGCCAAAACCATAGGCAAGGAGGTTGTTGTTGATACGTTGCAGTTGCTAGAATTACAAGGTCTATTGGTAAAGAGGGTTGTAATTACTGCAAAGGATAAAATCTGCACAAACGATAAAAAAGCTTGTAATCCTGAGGAGTGTATCTATGCCAAAGGGCATTATGATAGAGTTAATAAGGTGCTTGAAGTAATGTATGCAGAACATCATTTATTTGATAGAGAGACGATTGTAAAATATGCGTTGGAATTTTTGGTGTGTCCTTATGAATTGTCGTTAGACTTAGCGCTATTTAGTGATATTGTAGTTTGTGATTATAATTATGTATTTGACCCAAGCGCAGTATTAAAGAGATTTTTCATAGAAGATACCGGAAAATATGTCTTGTTAATAGATGAAGCACATAATTTAATAGATCGAGCAAGAGATATGTATTCAGCAGTACTCGATAAGCAGCGTGTTATGTCTTTGAAAAGAAAAGTAAAGGACTTGGATCAACGATTATATAAGTACTTTACGCTACTTAATAAAGGCTTATTAGCAAGGAAAAAGCTATGTAGTGAGTATGAAGCTGAACGTTATTGTGAAGCTGAAATGCCTACAGATTTAGAAGAGGCTATGAGAGGTATTATCTTTAGAACTGAAAAAATCTTTTCGTTGCATAAGTCTTGGGAACATATGAATGAGCTTTTAGAATTCTATTTTGATAGTTATGACTTTATTAAAAAAATGGAGTTATATGATGAAAGATATGTTACTTATTATGAAGAGACTTCAAAGGGTCTTATTGTAAAATTGTTTTGTATGGATCCAAGCAATAATCTTAAAAGAATGCTTGAAGGGATGCAGGGAGTGGTGTTTTTTTCTGCAACCTTATTACCGATGGAGTATTATGTTAATATGTTAGGCGGAGATAAAAAAAGTTATGGTCTTATTCTAGATACCCCGTTTAGTCGAAATAACCTATGTCTTATTGTTGACCAAACTATATCGACAAAGTTTGTTGATAGAGAAATTTCTATTAAACCTATCGTTGAACGTATATTGCAAATCACACAGCCCAAGAGAGGCAATTACATGGTATTCTTTCCATCCTATAAATATATGGAGGATGTATATTATGCGTTTGAACCTAGATGTGATTCATCACAAGTAGAGGTTTTGATACAAGGACGCGGAATGGATGAAGGAGAGAAGGAGGCATTTATCGGAGCCTTTCATGTTGAAAGAGATAAAACGCTGATTTCTTTTGTAGTATTAGGGGGAATGTTTGGAGAGGGAATAGATTTAGTTGGGGAAAAACTAAGTGGTGCAATTATTATAAGTGTTGGATTACCCCAATTAGGATATGAAAGAGATTTAATTAAAAGACACTTTGAACAAATCAGTGGGATCGGGTTTGAATATGCTTATGTTTTTCCAGGAATGAACAAGGTGATGCAAAGTGCTGGAAGAGTAATTCGAACCCCATCTGATAGAGGGGTAGTGGTATTAATTGATGAACGATTTAATCGACCATATTATTCCCAACTATTCCCAGATGAATGGAGTAGCCCAAAGGTGTTATTGAAGGGCGACAGCATTACAGATATTATTTGTGATTTTTGGGGTGAAAAGTAA
- the tilS gene encoding tRNA lysidine(34) synthetase TilS, which translates to MLDKVLRTIKKFNMIEVKDHVIVGLSGGADSVCLLWILNQLKDVLDIQVHAIHVHHGLRGEAADDDAKFTKKLCEELNIPIEIIYREIGEEAKKNKISVEEAGRVARYECFYKKREALGSGKIAIGHHMNDQAETILFNMMRGSGLKGLGGINPVRGYIIRPLIECTRFELEDFCREHKLPFVNDLTNDLEVYTRNKIRLNLIPYIEQNFNTSFVKQMNGMGELIRDEDAYLDKQADCFISMIPNQKDNHTIHIDIDQLTKLDRVIRKRVYRKLIFNLSKGLKNYENKHILLIEDLLSKDTGKKLSLPYGIVVERVYNELCFRMIEENLEQWEYVVEKETTIVEIKEINGQFEFIKFDNQNYHQFSQNRYTKWFDYDKIKCNLTIRNRRIGDFIWLNGINGKKKLKDFFIDEKISRNMRDKIPLLADGSSILWIVGHRMSEFYKITEDTKRILEVNYIKED; encoded by the coding sequence ATGCTAGATAAGGTGCTTAGAACGATTAAGAAATTTAATATGATAGAGGTTAAGGATCACGTTATAGTTGGACTATCTGGTGGTGCTGATTCTGTATGCTTACTATGGATATTAAATCAACTTAAAGATGTTCTAGATATCCAAGTCCATGCAATCCATGTACACCATGGGTTAAGGGGAGAGGCAGCAGATGATGATGCAAAATTTACCAAGAAGCTATGCGAAGAGTTAAACATTCCGATCGAGATAATATATCGAGAGATTGGTGAAGAGGCTAAGAAAAACAAGATTTCAGTTGAAGAAGCAGGTAGAGTAGCAAGATATGAATGCTTTTATAAAAAAAGAGAAGCTTTAGGCTCTGGCAAAATTGCAATTGGACATCATATGAATGATCAAGCAGAGACTATTTTATTTAATATGATGAGAGGAAGTGGATTGAAAGGTTTAGGTGGAATCAATCCAGTCAGAGGCTATATTATTAGACCTTTGATAGAATGTACAAGGTTTGAGCTAGAGGATTTTTGCAGAGAACATAAGCTTCCCTTTGTGAATGATTTAACCAATGATCTGGAGGTATATACAAGAAATAAAATAAGACTGAACCTAATTCCTTATATAGAGCAAAACTTTAATACTTCATTTGTAAAGCAAATGAATGGGATGGGTGAGCTGATAAGAGATGAGGATGCATATTTAGATAAGCAAGCAGATTGTTTTATTAGCATGATTCCTAATCAAAAGGATAATCATACAATTCATATTGATATTGACCAATTAACTAAACTGGATAGGGTGATCAGAAAAAGAGTATATAGAAAACTCATTTTTAATTTAAGTAAGGGTTTGAAAAACTATGAGAATAAACATATACTTCTTATTGAGGACTTGCTAAGTAAAGACACAGGAAAAAAGCTTTCATTACCTTACGGCATTGTTGTTGAAAGGGTTTATAATGAGCTGTGCTTTAGAATGATCGAAGAAAATTTAGAGCAGTGGGAATATGTAGTGGAAAAAGAGACTACAATTGTTGAGATTAAAGAGATAAATGGTCAATTTGAATTTATAAAATTTGACAATCAGAATTACCATCAATTTTCCCAAAACAGGTATACGAAATGGTTTGACTATGATAAAATAAAATGTAATTTAACAATAAGAAACCGCAGAATAGGAGATTTCATTTGGTTAAATGGAATAAACGGAAAAAAGAAATTGAAGGATTTTTTTATTGATGAAAAAATATCTAGAAATATGAGGGACAAGATCCCCCTTTTAGCAGATGGGTCAAGCATTTTGTGGATCGTTGGGCATCGAATGAGCGAGTTCTACAAAATTACAGAGGACACAAAACGAATATTAGAGGTTAATTACATAAAGGAGGACTAG